The genomic region TtttgacttcaaaaaaaaaaaaaaacaaaacaaaactacaaATCCATCAATCTTAGGTCACAACCATtttgttttagatgcaaaattactaattaaccatatagattttttttttcccttcagaAAATCTatagacacaaaaaaatttgatgaaacTTTTCACAGTTGTTGATGTAACAAATTGGtagtgaaaagtaaaaaaattatgttaatggTAGACCTAGATGAAAACTAAAAGTTTACCAACTTAactattgtaaaaaatgttgtaaaattctTCGTGTATTactatttgttttttgaaatgtactacattcacaatatttttacaaaaaatcctaaatattaagttgttactggttttaatttgaactcaccattgaaattactttttttcccgCCAATAATAGTTGATAAAAACTTACCACTTAGgctttgttgtgaaaaatattgtgaacgtagcatttttctttctcttttttcttctttttcatttgataaaaaaatattattttttattggctaatatttgggcttagtaaatacttttataattaaaaaattactctATTGGTTAAAATGATGTTTGAGTTTAGAGAAGGATATGTTGTAATAATAATGTTGAGTTTAGAGAATATggtttcataaagtgaaaaATTACTTGAATTTTCTAATACAACAgtaggttgtaataatgatgtttgagtttggagaatatagtttcataaagtgaaaattcaagttttagaattttctaagtgaaaattcaaaattttgaattttctatagaattttcTAGTGACTATTTAGAAAGGTTGAAGAGGTTTTCAATCTTTGTTaaccattttatgaaaaaaaaaatctaactttcCATACGTGCCTTTTCATGAAACATAACGAGGTTTCAATCTTTGTTAACCATTTTATGAAAAAGTAACTAACTTTTCATACATGccttttcataaaatataatgaggtttcaatttttgttaacCGTTTTATGAAAAAGTAACTAACTCTGCATACGTGTCTTTCCATGAAACATAACCCTATGGatataaatagaggcttatgttcatttgaaaaaataataagtttgaGGAAAACACAAGAAATCCTGCAGTCATTCTTGAGAATTGCTATCTGTAGAACCCAACATCTTGATTATATCCTGGAAACAATATAGTGCCTCgaaattatctattttttatttgtcttttaagTTAATCTTGTTCTTCCAAtattactttgtgtaatatcTCTAACAATAGGTGACTGTCTCACTCGCTTCTATAAAAGAGTCGGCCCTCTAAATgataccaaaattttaaaacattttcccAATAATTCAAattggaataaaataaaataaaaataaaaaatataccgAAATTCATGGTAAGttaaaatcaatatattataaaaattgttaaatctTGTTATATAGTCATCAATGGATACTATCCAGCTCACTCATTGAAATCgtgtttttgaaaagaaaagaaattcaagaagtGTATACAAATTGTAATTATCACTCAAATTAAGAaagattcagatcctctagatttcctAGAGTACTCTACTaaatagattttcttaaatcttaactattctttaataatttaatggtctagattttgttGTCTCAGTattccactaacaataatcttaattgttttgtttgcactattattatattattttaagagtattattagtggaatgctgacatgacagaatctatatttttaaatcataaaataatatttaggatttaaataaatttattagtaGAGTACCTAGGAAATCTAGAAGAACTGAAACCAATTATGAAATcatgtaattaattaaaatcatattttcaaaaatgatttCAAAGGAATGTACACTGATTGTGTGCATAAATGTGTGGTAATCACTACTTTACAAAGGGATCCAGTTAACGGGTGTTCTTTGGGTATTTATTAATacacaattttaagaaatattttataccacttttatagaaaattaaaaaaaaactataaaaaaaattaaattacattttttattttctcataaatttttttttaaaattattcacaaatAAACGTTGTTACAGCATctattaactttttcttttataaaaatattattattgtgaaCTTTTATGGGgcttctaatcttttttttaagtgtacTTTTTTGCACTAAATATGCTACCATTCGGAATGTGTCGAATTTTGAACATGTGTCCACGTCATAGGAGCCCAACACAACAAAAGACGTATCAATCTTTCTTAGTCTGCATTTGGTTCCACTTTCTCGAGCCAAAACACACTTTTTCTTACTGAAAATCCAAACAGCGTGTTTGATAATGCATTACAAACGCACTTCGTAGAAAAGTCACTTTTCCAAATACAAAGGAGAAGCACAAGATCATGTGGCAACTGGGGAGTTGCAATTGCAAAAAGCCACGAGCGCGTTTGCAATATTACCGTTGGAAGTTTAGctaatttcttgaattgcccactgtttttccttaaaaatccaattttaacccttttgtTTAAAAGGCAGATTACTACACGGTGCAGGCCCAGATCACAAATCTCACAAATCTACGATAGTTTTTTCTACTCCTCTGTGCTACTACTGGGTTCTTTCCTctgtgcttcttcttcttcttagttTTTCTGCTCCTTAGTGTTGCTGCTGGGTCCTTTCTTCTATATATCTAATCTCagaaaactttttgaatttggtaGAGTTTTTTGATTAAACGAAAATATGGAGTAGAGAGAGGGAGTGAGAGAGACCCGCGTGTGTGGGCTTGTGTGGagtaaagtaaaagaaaagtaacatatataagaaaatgaaaCTTCGTGTGGCTTTATGTGGATGAAagtgaaagaaaaggaaaataagatGAGGAAGAAGTGAACAAGTGGacgagaaaaaagagaaaagtgaaagaaaaggaaaataagaaggTGAGGAAGAAGTGAACAAGTGGacgagaaaaaagagaaaaaggaagaggcaaaaataaaggttttgggtttgggtaaTTAAAGTGACGTGAAAGAAAATATAGGGACTAGAAACACAAACTatttcataatttcttttttataactgTGATGTATAGCAATGTGGAAGAAAATATAGGAAGtaagaatgaaaattattttacaacttcTTTTTTACAACTGTGATGTTGCAAAGAACGtggtgaagaaaaaattatgcataCATGTATAAGTGAAAAATAACTACCCACAATTTGCCACGTCAAAGAAGTTGTGAAATAGTTTAGTAATCTttaaacaacttatttaaaagacaagcactaataaaattttattttagagagaTTAGTTCTACCAAAATGATTGAGTTTCAActtttaagataataattttgttttcattatggaaaagagaaaaattatttccacaatattttcacaacagtttcataataaaatctaaataacatgttgttattagttgttataGACGAGCAAAAACGCAATTTAagttaggggtggcaaaattgaaTACAACCCGCGAATCCGATACTACACGATATGAAATTAGTAGGTTATGGGTTAAGACTTAATGAGTTTGTATCATATTTGGATTAACatgactgacccgtttaataaacaggttggGTTAGTATCCATCACATGGAACTtgtttgacccgtttaattaaatgacattttaccaatatacccttcaaatcCTAcctatataaacttattagttgttatcgtttattttctttgacatattatgattgattatttgtgatattgatatatgttttagttttgaatgattactTGTGTTGCGATTACTctttagttctgaattttatattaaaaatatttatttttttagtttttcataaCTGATatcaatttgattaataataaattttttttgataaacaagtCAACACGACTGATCTATTTATAAGTTTTAGCTAAACATTCaactttttcaacaaaaaaaaaaacatttttaataatttttatcaaatactCTACATTTTATACGGCAATTTTTAAAACCGCCTCTTTTCAAAAAGCAGCTCAACCAAACTTAAGTGAAAATAGGAGGTGGGTGGTTTTTATTTCAACGATCGAATGGGAATGCAAAAGATGTGGTCCCCCATTGTAATGAACAAGTAGGCCACTATTAGTCATGGCTTGTTCTTGCCCTTCATACCGTGTTCATACCGTGTAATGAACAAGTAGGCCACTATTAGATGTGGTCCCCCATTCTAAGGTGGGAACGCGTTGAACACTTTTGCCCTTCATACCGTGTTCTTGCAATTTGACTTTTCCCAACAAGTTAAAAATATTAACGACCCAGTTCTCTTCATTAAATTATCCatatttaagaaataattaattaattaattcctTCTTCTAGGGCCAGAAGAGactagaaatatatatatatatatatatatatatatatatatttatatatatatcaatatccTATTGCCCAGGCCAGCAAAGCCATGACCTCACTTCTCTTTCTATATCAATAAATAATTGTATTCTTGTCCTgcggtatatatatatatatatatatatgtatatatatatatatatcaatatccTATTGCCAAGGCCAGCAAAGCCATGACCTCACTTCTCTTTCTATATCAATAAATAATTGTATTCTTGTCCTGCGGTATTGGTCCAATACTAAAAGCTCCAACTGAATATCAATTGCACATcgtttttatattgttttgcaCATTTTCATACGCAACTACGATAATCGAAAGAAAGGCCAGAGAGAAGTTTTGATAAAATATCTGTTGAAGCAGACAATGGAATTGATGTTCATTCCATCCCCGAGTATTAGTCACCTCATACCAATGGTAGAGCTTGCAAAGCTATTAACAGAACGAGACGACAGGCTCATGATCAAGATCTTCATAATGAAGCAACCATCTAACTCAAAGGTTAGTGCCTACATTGAATCACTTAATTCCTCCTCCATCAGCAATCGTATCCAATTCATTGACCTCCCTTCTGAAGACGAACCCACCATTTCTTTCgatttcttttcatttatagAAAGCAAAAAACCCCAACTCAAAGATATTCTTTCCAAGCTTACTCTTGATGAGTCAAGCTCTAATACATCTCAAGTAGCTGCAGTTGTCTTGGACATGTTCTGTACACCGATGATAGATGTGACTAATGAATTTGGTATCCCTACATACATATACTACACCTCGGGTGCTAATTTTCTTGGTCTCATTTTTCATATTCAAACCCTTCATGATGAACACAACCAGGACATTGTTGCTTACAAAGACTCGGACACTGAGCTGGTTGTGCCAAGTTTTGTCAAGAAAGTCCCAGCTAAGGTCTTCCCTTATGGACTTTTTGAtaactccattttttttattaaccaaTTTAGACGGTTCAAAGAAACAAAGGGTATTATTATAAATACATTCATGGAACTTGAACCCTTTGCAATAAACTCCTATTTTAATGCCAAAACACCACTGGTTTACCCTGTGGGACCTATAATGAACCTAAAGGGCGAAACCCATGAGACCCAAGAGCCCCAAAAAGGTTTTGACGTCATGAAGTGGCTTGACAATCAGCCTCTATCATCAGTGGTGTTCTTATGCTTTGGTAGCATGGGAAGTTTTGAAAAAGACCAAGTTAAAGAGATAGCATATGCATTAGAGCATAGTGGCTGTCATTTCCTATGGTCCCTGCGTAAGCCACCCCCAAGTGGTGGGATTGCAAGTCCAAGTGATTACACGAACCTTGAGGAAATTCTGCCACAAGGGTTCATCGAACGAACACAAGGTATTGGTAAGGCTATTGGGTGGGCTCCACAAGTGGTAATCTTGGCCCACTCAGCAATCGGAGGGTTTGTGTCGCATTGTGGGTGGAATTCTATGTTGGAGAGCCTTTGGTTTGGTGTGCCTATTGCCGCTTGGCCAATGTACGCTGAACAACAAATTAATGCTTTCGAGATGGTGAAAGAGTTGGGATTAGCTGTTGAGGTTAAAATGGATTACGGTAATATTAAGCAAATTATTGTAACGGCTAAGGAGATAGAGAGAGGAATAAGGGAAGTAATGGACCCCGATAATGAGATAAGGAAGAACGTGAAGGATATTAAAGAAAAAGGTAGGAAAGCTTTGATGGATGGTGGATCTTCGCACTCTTCATTAGATCGTCTGATTGCTGATTTGATGGGTAACATAGCTCattgaaatcaattttcatgaagcaaagaagaagattatcattttatttttgtgacaATGCAATGTTTATGGAGAATAAAAGAGCCTTTGCATATgatttgtatattatttttgtaagaattctcatttttatttatttataaatatagtCTATTTATCACTTATATTAAGGACAATTGCTAGAAAGTTGTTGAGGtccaaaaaaatcacaatgatgTACCAAGGCCCAAAGCAACGCAAAGGATTGAAGcccaagaaaataataaagcatttgagcttccaataaaaaaagggggagaggtCCAAACCCATTAAGGGTCCATCAAGAAAGGCCCGAGTTCATGGATGGGCAACTTTCGACTCCCATGAAataaaggaaggaaaaaatCCCAACCCTGCCATTAAATGTCAAAAAAATCACTGGGGAGCTCGGGAAAAAATTGGGCTAGGATACGTGGGAATTCCCAGGAGCCTGGGATCCTTGGGACGTGCAGCAAGGCCAGGTTTGGATTAAAACAGGTTAAGGGGGTATGCCAAGAAGCACAAAGAATCCCTATCAGCCACCCAATGATGTAGAAAATGAATCAGAAGGCTTGGGAACCAACAATTCATGAACAAAGAGCTAGTACTTCGAGAAACCCAGAAAGAAGAACCATGAAGGAAGGTGGTTGGAAAATTCAACCTGGCAGGGAGGAATCAGCTCACTTGGAAAAAATGACAAAGGGAAAAGCAATCAAAAGTTGAGTAGGAAAAGGTAGGATCTAGAAgccttgaaagaagaaagaccGAAGGTCAACTCTGTAGGACACCCCAGAACGGAATGTCAGCAAGAGGCTTTTGAGGAAGAAaccccaaaagaagaaaataataaggAATAAGGAAGAAACCAGCCACCAATGTTGCTGGCACAATACTGGTTCTGGTTCCTAAGGGAGCAAATGGAGGGAATCAATGGTGCCTTGGAAACCCTAGAATGGCACTATAAAAGAGGAAGCAGCCACCAGTGAAAGGAATTTAGCAACAGTGCATTAGAGTGAAATCCTGGAGAAAAAAGCTCTGAGAGAATtcaaaaaaaggagagaaaagagagggaaataCCGTCCGATATCCTCAAGCAGCCACTAGAGAACACACTTGGATTTGTCTTAGAGGCCTGACAGGCTATCTAAATCTctaatttttgaacttatttagACCTTTTAACATGTCCTAGTGAGTGTAGTGTATTACATAATCAAGAAAGTAACAAAGTGTTTTTGCATTATTTCAAGGATCcctaatgttttttatttcatgttctTTCTTTATCATTCCGTTCCTTTGTTgtcttcttgttcttgaatgCATATATTTCTCATATGTTAGCATGTATGTGTTGTATGATTCGTGCTCTATGCACCACCTAGTTCGAAATCAGTCTAATTTAGCTGTGGTGAACCAAGCCCTGTCCCTTAAAACAATAAGTATTGGATCAGGATCCTTGTTCATACTTGGACCTGtgtcctagaaaaaaaaaaagcacccaCACAAAAGTCAATTGCAGCCTTAGAGAAAGAATCCATCTACTATCGGCCCTGCCTAGTGTTGACCTCTAAAGTCTTGACATTCGTGCTTAGAAATTTGTAATGAATGGAAATATCGAATGACTTAAACAATATACTAAGATCTCaagaagaaaatatgagaaaaaaaaactttatgtaaaataaaactAGCTTATAGTCTTATGTTTATACATATGATGCACTTACAAATAAACATGActaaattgatataaaaaatttattttgttcatgTATAATGTTTgtacatttgaaaatataaaatagctaattataaaataaatataagtttatttgaaacaAATGTAAATGATGGTGCATAAAATCATCAGTGTGTTGATCTTCCACACACTCGTCAAATGAGGTACCTGAAGaacaaagaagatgaagaaccTACAAAGAGCACCAGTGGGGTGCTAGCCAAAGACCTTCCGAAGGTTAAGTCAGTGATAGAAGAATCTCCAATAACACAAAAACGTAAGAGCCAGGAAATTGCACGTACCATGAAGAAGAGGTGGTGtggtgcttatatagtggtgtaAAGCTGACCAAGATCCCTTGAACGTAGGAgctccttgtagagaagattgGAGTTATCTCCACGTAGGAGCTTCATGATCTTAGGGCTTTCTTTCCCCTATAGGGAAGATATAAACGTGTAGTGGGGTCTTTGGACTTGATGTGCAAGTTATTTCCATGTTAGGACTCATGAGTGGAGAAAACACAAAGGCTTTTGGGACCCAGTGTTCTCAATTGTCGGTATGGTCCTTCATTCATTGCTATGTGAGTGGAAGGTTTGGTGAAAGGCAACTGTCAAGCACATACGTGAGCTACCCAACGCGTCTTCAAGAAGAATGGGACACTAAACCGACAAGACTTTAAGGATTTTGAATGGAGGATTCATCCCGACAGGTCCATGGATGCTTGGTCCATTGGTGTGGACACTTATCTTGATGATTCATAGACAAGGTACTCCAACCGACAGGCCAAGGTGTCCACTAGGAATTTCTTagacaaaaatacccctatcaATACGTGACGACCATCAGGGTGGAATGTGTCGCATGGTGACAGGGACGGTACCTGACGACCCCTTGATACGTGATGACTGTTAGGACAGAGTGTGTCGCATGGTGTCAAGGAAGGTACTTGACTACCCATTGATACGTGACGATCGTCAGGGCGGAGTGTGTCACGTGGTGCCACACTCCCTTTGTGACCAATGATGCTTTTGATTATCAAAGAATCTTTTGGTGAGCTCAAGATGCATTTGATGACCGAAGATTCTAGGGCgttagaaaaaaattttggatgATGAAAATATTCCTTATcagtaaaagaaataaaataaataaattcgtttaaatgatttttttattaaattctcaattttacTTTGTCCAACCACTATttgtataataataacaatactatataaggaaaaaaaaattcataacaagtgttattaattttatattatttttagtgtaagttgatttaatggtctagatcgGAATGAGACCtaagttcttttttttggcGGGGGGGGGAAGAAAATGAAACCTAAGTTGAAGCCtaagtccaatataaataagtttctaaaaaaaagacaaataaaaataaaatttctatttttgctatttatttgcttatttaaTTTTCTCCAAACCTTTCTTTTCCCTAGTCAAAGTCAAACtaaacctttctttttcctttttattttatttttgactcCTCAGCTTTTGCACTAATAACtcttttagcccaaaaaaaaaattatatggacATGTAGCACAAAATTATACTCcaattaaaaatctaatttgattttctctcagttttgtCTTTAAATATATACTAGTGTGTAGCCTCGTACATATGCAtaggtacaattaaaaataatcacaattatatagttcaaattatacattgtTTCATATgaagtttaaattatatatgatattaacttacactttttttaaactattcatatctaaaatatgtaatggcttcttataatatatatatatatatatatatggtttagaatttaattgattttagacTCTTCAGTTTTTGCACCCAGTAATTCATTttccacaaaaattaaaaatttagatggACACGAGACAAAAAATTGAATACCAATTGAtatccaatttaaaatctaattgaatttggactcttcgatttttacactcaataattcacttggtagaaaattaaaaattaaatgggacacatggcacaaaattgagaatccaattaaaataaaattggattttctctaagatttggctatatatacacacacgcacacacactaGCTTATAACTTGTTCTTATGCATAGGAACATTAAACAACAGTGATAAAAAGGACTGAAAAGGTTTGAGGAAAAATGGGCGACACATCCCGAATGCGAAGCCATTATCCGGGAGATATGGAGTAGGGAACCACCAATGGGCAGCCCTATGTGTCGACTATTCTCAAAAATTAGGGATTGTCATATGGCCTTGGTAGCTTGGAGTCGGAATATGGGAAGCACTAGAACACGGATTGAGGACAAAAAATAGCAACTCCAAACCCTTACATCACAAAATGATCCAGCAAATTTGgagttaataaaaaaagtgagggATGATATCAACACTCTTTTGTATCAAGAAGAGTTAGCTTAGAGACAACGTTCTAGATCCATATGGCTGCCTGCTGGTGACAAGAACACCAAGTTCTTTCATCAAAGAACCAGTCAACGCTGTcgaaaaattaatattgatgGCCTTATGGATGAGGAGGGGAGATGGTGTACATCGGATGATGAAATAGAGGGAGTGACCGAAAGATATTTCCAAAGGCTTTTCACTACTACAAACCCCACTCAGATGGACATAGTACTTGATAAAGTGGACCGGGTTGTCACACCAGATATGAACCACACACTCCTACAGCCATACCGACCAGAAGAGGTCCAACAAGCATTCTTCCAAATGCATCCATCAAAATCACCAAGTCTAGATGGTAt from Castanea sativa cultivar Marrone di Chiusa Pesio chromosome 11, ASM4071231v1 harbors:
- the LOC142614857 gene encoding anthocyanidin 3-O-glucosyltransferase 2-like, coding for MELMFIPSPSISHLIPMVELAKLLTERDDRLMIKIFIMKQPSNSKVSAYIESLNSSSISNRIQFIDLPSEDEPTISFDFFSFIESKKPQLKDILSKLTLDESSSNTSQVAAVVLDMFCTPMIDVTNEFGIPTYIYYTSGANFLGLIFHIQTLHDEHNQDIVAYKDSDTELVVPSFVKKVPAKVFPYGLFDNSIFFINQFRRFKETKGIIINTFMELEPFAINSYFNAKTPLVYPVGPIMNLKGETHETQEPQKGFDVMKWLDNQPLSSVVFLCFGSMGSFEKDQVKEIAYALEHSGCHFLWSLRKPPPSGGIASPSDYTNLEEILPQGFIERTQGIGKAIGWAPQVVILAHSAIGGFVSHCGWNSMLESLWFGVPIAAWPMYAEQQINAFEMVKELGLAVEVKMDYGNIKQIIVTAKEIERGIREVMDPDNEIRKNVKDIKEKGRKALMDGGSSHSSLDRLIADLMGNIAH